The sequence below is a genomic window from Rhinopithecus roxellana isolate Shanxi Qingling chromosome 19, ASM756505v1, whole genome shotgun sequence.
CCTGTGTCTGTGCAGCCAGAGGGTGGACGAGGCGTGCTAGGGTTCCCTTGGCTCCAGTCTTCAAGAGCTGAGCTCCCACCAGGCACTTAGCAGCTGGTTATCCCGTCTGCTGCCGCCCCCGCCCCTTCCCCTCGCCCCCGCCGCCGGCCACCCGctcaaaatagaaaaggaaaggaagttaTTTCCATAGTCAGCTGCAGCCCGGAAAAGCTCCCCTCCAGTGAGGGGGCGGGCGGGATTCCTAGAGCTGGAGACCAAATCAAAGCCAGGCCGGAGGGAGAGCGAGAGCGGCCCCCACCGCCCGGCCCTCGGCTGCCTTCTCAGTGTGCCGTTTCCCTGACTCAGCGGAGCACGTGTCCTGCGGTTGCCACGCTGCAGGATGCCATGGAGCTGTGGGGAGCTCCTGGCTGGGCTCCGAGCTGCCCTCAGGCCCAGGGCGGTAGGGCGGGAGCCTGGGGGTCAGGGAGGGTGTGTGTGCCACCCCCTCTTCCTCTACTGCCTTGCCCAGCTGTTGGCCCTGCCATGGCACAGAGCTCCTGCCACACACACAACAGGCCTGGAAAGAGTGATCCCAGAGCACCCGGAGAGCGAGATCCCTTCCACACTCACCTCTCCACACACCTTTTCAGAACACTGCTCAGGACACGGCCTCCTGAGGGGCTCCCCAGCACCTGGGCAGGGAGGCAGCAGTTTCTAGCTAAGGAAACCCAGCCCTAGAGGGGAACAGGGGCCCACCTAAGACTACCCCGCCGGCTGGTGGTTGAGCCAGAACTGGAGTTCGGATCTGCTTTACCCTCTGTACGGATCCTGGCGTCCCCATATGCCCCCTCTTCAGCAAACCAACATGCAGCAGGCTGTGGTGCTGGTGGCTTATGTGTCTGTTCCTTTGGACCATACCTGTCACTCAGCACCATGAGCCTGGCACTGTGTAGGTGCTAGGATAGAAGCATGAAAGGGTACAATCCCTGCCGTCTTTAGGGAACATTTGTAAACATCTATAGCTAAATCCACAGAGTTCCACGTGTGTACCATGGCCAGACAGCGCTGAAAGTCTAGAGACCTGGGAGGGCACTGTGACTGGACAGCATGAATGGCTGGGGAGTTCGCTGAAGCTGGTGGAGACATCTCCAGTGATGACACAAAGTGACGGGCATTTGTTCTGGGGGCAGTGGAGGCCATGGGAATCTCTGAGCAGGATCCGACCTGCCTGAGGACCTGGTGTGATGGGGCCAGGAGACCTGGGGTTGGGCTTAATGACTCCCTCTTCCCTGTCACCTCCCATCCCCTAGTATCGACGTGCTGGGCTCTGCAGCCCCTACAAGCCAGAGACGCTATCGGAACTGGAACCCACCACTACTGGGCAACCTCCCGGATGACTTTCTCCGCATCCTCCCCCAGCAGCTGGACAGCATACAGGTAACGGGGGCCGCCCCCGCCTTCCACTCCCACCTGCCTGTCCAGCATCTCTCTTTGCCCACACAGTTTGTGCCAGCCAGTTTTACTTCCTGATGTTTAAACCCAGGCTGAGCTATTTCTGTTGCCCTGGGTTCGTAGGGAAGGAATGCTGAACTGAAAGCCTCACTTCCTGCATGGGGCTGGAGGTTTCCTGTTCTATCCAGGGAAGGTGACAGCCTAAGGAGGCTGTCTGCTGCAGCAGTCACCTCAGGCTGGAGAGAGGCGGGCATAGGGTGGCCAATGGTGGAGGGCCAGAGCACCCCCCTTCCTCCCTTGGGAAAGGGCCAGAGGTAGCTTCTTGATAGGTGTTGGCATGCCCCAAGGTGCCCCACAGCGGAGCAGGTCCACCCTGAGGCTGCTGGTGCCGGGAGAGGGTTGAGTTTGGGAATCCACGTATAGGCTGTTCCACAGTTTGCAGATTTATTTTCAACACTGTTCAGGTTGTAGATGAAGGTATGAGGTGGTCCGTGGCGTGGAGGAAAAATAGTTTTTAGGCTACTGCTGTGTCCTCTGCAGTGAGGGCTCTGACCTGTCCATTGGATTTTGGCTCGCCACCAGGTTCCATTAGGAGGTGTGAGCCTCAGGTGAGGGCTAGAGGATGTTGGACAGGGCGTGTGTGCAACCAGAGGGATGTGGATGTTTGTGCAACACGTACCCTTGTGTATACACGTTCAATATGCTCGCCCCCCTCCTCAGGGTAATGCTGGGGGCCCCAAGCCTGGGAGTGGAGAGGTAGGTCCGCCTGCCATGACTGGGCCAGGGCCCCGAGACCAGGAGAGCCGCTGGAAGCAGTACCTGGAGGATGAGAGGATCGCACTTTTCCTACAGAATGAGGAGTTCATGAAGGAGCTGCAACGAAACCGCGACTTCCTCCTTGCCCTGGAGAGAGGTGGGCAGTGCCTGCAGCCACTTCTCCCTGGCTGAAGAAGGGAAGTGATGCTGGCTTTAGCCTTGGGGCTCAGGAAAGCACTGAGCTGGGGGCTGAGGGGCCAAGTGCTTTCTGTCCTACTGAGCCTTGACTCCCACCAAGTTATCCCATGGGAGCCTCAGAATTCTGCCTATGAGGACCTGGGTCACTAACCCACCCCTTTCTCCCTCGGGACTCAGAGGAAGAAGGGTGTGCACTCTTAGGCCTTCTTCCCTTTGcacacctgctctgtgccaggaactggccTTGGCACAGGGCAGCAGGGAGAAGAGCACTGCCCCTCCTCACAGAGCCCCAGCCCCAAGGCAGGCGTGATGTGTCTGGAGCTCGGGGAACAGAACGACTGGGTTCATGAATGCCAGGGTCGGGGAGGCTCTTGAGTGGAAGACCTTAGAGCAGGGGCTCTGGAACTTTGCAGGTATTTGGGTTGTCTCTGGGTTGGAGACCCTGCTCCCCAGCCTGACTGCCTTTCCCCTGCAGGGTGGGAATGCGTTTGGGATAGAGGAAATGAGAGGGCAGTGGAGCTCTGTCCCTGTGATGGCCACAGCGTGAGAGCTTGTGTGTGTAACCGATGGTGTGTTGGCGGGGAAGGAGCAAGTTGTGCAGGGAGAATGCTGGGCTGAGGCCCAAGCTTAGCCCCAGCTCTGCAGCAAAGGTGCTGAAAGGCTCAAGGCCTTTccgtttattttttattgatttatttttttgagacagagtctccctcttgtcacccaggttgaaatgcagtggctcaatcttggctcactgcaacctccgcctcccaggttcaagtgtttctcctacctcagcctttcaagtaggtgggattataggcacacaccactgcacctggctgatttttgtatttttggtagagatggggtttcaccatgttggccaggctggtctcgaactcctgacctcaggtagtctgcccgccttagcctcccaaagtgctggaattacaggcatgagccaccgcccctggccgaGCCTTTCCTTTTAAATGAGCGAGTTTGAACTCTACAATTTCTCCGAGTCTTTTAATTCTGACATTTGAGATGGCTGTCAGGCAGTAGTTTCTTTTACTGCTGGTTCTTTGAGAGCGGGTAGATGTTGTGTGCACTCATATTTTGGATGCTCGTGTGTGCTCATGTGCGATTCTGGGGACTTAGCCTCTAGCAAACTACTGTGTCCCAGCCCAGCCTGCCCCTGGGAGCCCAGGAGCTAACCTCCTTGACCTATGAATGTGGTCCTTTTCCAGATCGATTGAAATACGAATCCCAGAAATCTAAATCCAGCAGCGTGGCTGTCGGAAACGACTTTGGCTTTCCGTCTCCTGTCCCAGGTAACTTTGCCTTCTGGGGAAGAAAACCTAGAGGCATGGGGGGGGGCTCATACCCAACTTTGCTTTGCATATTTGGAGTTTGGGAGTAGGGTGAAAAACAGATTGTGGGAGGGGGCGTGGGCCTCCTCAGCAGGCTGGTGGGGCCACTTCTCCCCACACGTCCATATCCACTCCATTTAGTTGCTCTGGGGTCTTTCCAATCCAGCCACTGCTGGGCTTCTGAGCCCCCATTTGTGATCAGATAACATAGGCTGGCTGAACTCTCAACCTATGCCTTGAGTATAGGCTAGTCAAGGacacatggccaggtgcagtggctcacacctgtaaccccaacactttgagaggccgaggcaggtggattgcttgagcccaggagttcaagaccagcttgggcaacaaagtaagtccccctgtctctaccaaaaaagtgccaaaaattagctgggcatattggcatgtgcttgtagtcccagctactcaggaggctgaggtgggaggatcacttgagcccaggaggttgaggctgcagtgagctgtgattatgccactgtactccagcttgggtgacagagtgagaccctatctccaaaaaaaaaaaaaaaagaaagaaaagaaaaggactcCAAAATGCCTTATGGTGGGACTCAGAGACTGATAACTCTTGGTCTGTGTCCTGAGGAAGTTTATGGTCTTGTAAGGAGAAATGCCCAGAAAACAGGTAGAACAAACTAGCACAAAGCTGAGGACTTATTGATTTTAGCAAATGCATGGAAAAAAAGGAGGGCAGGATTAATCTGGGGagttgactcattcattcatgacATAGCTGGAGAATATCTCCCATCTGTTGGGCCCTGCTCTAGGTGTTGGAGGAAGAGGAATTTCTAGCTTTGTGTACAAGGTGGTGGGAAGTAAGAATTGCTGGTAAAGAGGGCCAGGCTCTTCTGCTCAGAAGCTCTAATGGCTGAAGGAGGGTTGGATGGGGGTGAGGGGTAGCAGTGCTCCTGGGATGCACAGACTACTGGGTTGAGCCACAGCTGGGAATGACGACCTGGTGCCTGTGTGCGAACAGTGGCCCCTCGTCGGTCAGTGTCCCCTGCCCCACGCGTACACAAGCCGCCCGCCTCGGAGAAAGGCTCTTGCCTGGAATAGACCTTGCATCATGCAGTGGAGTTGGCGGTGGAGGAGCAAAGGGATGGGGAGCTGAGCTGACCCCGGCTTGAAGGGAGAAAATCCTGTGGAACTGACTCATAAGCAGCAGGTTGGGCGCTTAGGCCTCAGCAGATGTGCAGCTGGGAGTTTTAAGCAGGAGCCTCTTGTCCTTGATCCTGAATTAACTAGAGATACTGGGGCTGCTGAGATGGATCAGAATGACTCAAAGGGGACTTAGCAGGCAAGGTGACTGGGGATTAACCAAGTTGCAGGATAGAGAGCAGGGGTCTCAGAAAGGCAGCAAAAGACCCAAGCAGATGCTGAGCGAGCCCGGGAGACTGTGGCCGGCAGAGTTCTGACTCCAGGACTAGTCCCATTCTATTCCTACTCATTGTCTAATAGCCAGAAACCCTGTGGCTGGGAGGGAACAGTAGATGGGCTTACCCTGGCAGGAAGGACAAGGGACTTGCTACAGGTGAATGTTGGCTCTGAACCAGCACCTCATTTGACTGTCACATGAATGTCAGGGTGCAGGAGGTCCCTCGTGTGCTGGTGAAGGTTTCACAGCCAACTCTGGGTGCAGCGGGAGCCTGATATGTAGTGCTTGGTGACCTCCGTGGTGGAAATACTCCCAAGGTACCACAGTGATGTCATGAAACATGGAGTCGGTCAGAGTGTGGACAGTTGGGAGCAGACACGAGCCAGCTCTCCGCACACACAGTAGGCCACTAAACCCTCCCCATTTTTACGGAGGAGGAAACGAAGTCCACAAGGGGAAAGAGGAGCTCCTGGAACTCCACATCCTCCTTGCCTTAAACTCTCTCCTGGTCAGGGAAGAAGCCTGTTCTTTCTTTGCATTTGTCCTGAGATGGGTGGGTATGGCTGGGACAGCGGCCATGGCTGGCCACACTGGCCAGCCTTCAGCAGGTGTCTCCTTCCAGGAACTGGCGACGCCAACCCCGCTGTGTCTGAAGATGCCTTATTCAGGGACAAGCTGAAACACATGGGAAAATGTGAGTCCCGCTCAGGCCCCGCTTCCCTCCCCAGCTCTTCTGAGACAGGCCCTGTGGCCTCCCAGGAGTAAGGGAGCCCTCCAGAATGTGTAATGCAGCTGACTCTTGGTGAACCAGTGACATTTTCATCACAGGCTGGCTCCCTCAGCCTTCCTACCTCACTTCCCTCTACAGCTGAGTCTAGAaacaaattaaagttttaaatcCTCTTGAGCCAGATGTCTGCAGAAAAATAACGTGCCGCACATGCTCTCACTGCAGTCCTCATGTTCACGTTCTCTGTGACTTGAGGAGGCTTGGCCGGAGCTGACTGCACAGAGAGGCCCTTGCTAAGCCTCTGTGGGAGTGGAGGACCTCTTTCCACAAAGTCCTACCAGCCTTGAatgcccccttccctccccctcaccTCCCCGCCACACAGACCCACAGCCATGTGTGAATGAGGCTACGATCCTCTCAGGCTCCATTTCAGGGAAAATCTCGGATTAGTCATGGAAATCCCAGAACCAACTTTGGAggtggctaggggaggggcgGGAAGGCGGTGGCGGTGGGAAAGCGAGCCAAGATGCATTGCAGTGTGTTGCAGCTGGGAAGGGAATACTCGGATCTTGAGCCGCCTGCAGTCCCTGGGCCTGGCTCAGGGTGTCCTGTGCTGCCCCTGCAGGCTGACTCAGGATGCAGCCTCTCACTCCTAGGGTGGTATCCTCAGGGATCTGTGATTCCTGTCACCTCTCCCTCCCCAACTTCCACCCTTGCCTGCCCCCTGCTCCCACTCCAAGGGGTCTTGGTCCTGCCCTGGCCTTGCCCACACCTGGGAGGAGGCCATCTGGTGTGCTGGCTGCCAAGAGAATGACTCACAGGTCTCTCTGCCCCCAGCCACCCGGAGGAAGCTGTTTGAACTTGCCCGAGCCTTCTCAGAGAAGACCAAAATGAGGAAGTCAAAGAGGAAACACTTGTTGAAGCATCAGTCGTATCCTTTCCAGCCTGGCACTGGTGGGGGTGGTGGAAGCCAAGGGCTACGGAGCAAGACCCCTGCTGAACTCCCTGCAGCTGTGCCCTCCCCTAGGAGTGGGACGAGGCTCTGtggccttcccttcctcctccccttccctccgtGAGCTTGGCCACCAATCCACTGCCCATCTCTCGTTGCCAACCAGGGACCAGACCTGGGGACTAGGGCAGCAGCTCCTATCTCCCTTCTGTAGGCCCAGAAGTTGTCCTATAACTTTTTTTGGTCTGAGGTCATGTACTTCTTGGGAGAAAAAGTGGTTCTTCCATCAAAATCAAACCTTCCCCTCATTTCTCTAGTTGAACTAGTGCACGAGTCCTCCTCACTCCAAGCATGTTGGCCCTACCTTCCTCGAGTAGAAATACGGCTTTGCACATTTTTACCCGAACTCCTATTCATGCTTCTCAAACAGGGCCTAGGATAGCAGAGACTCAGCAGCCAGAGGGAAACAGGGAGGAAGTTTTTTCTCCATCCCCAGAGATGTAAGCGGGGTGAGAGTGTCAGGGCCTGGCCACACCACTGACCTCAGGGAAAGGAGCCCGGGGGACAGTACTAGGGGTGTGGGGGGTCAGGTGGGTGTGTCAGATACCTCCAGAGCCTTGAGGGGTGGGGCAGAGAGTGGGTGGGACTGGGAGGACTAGGGCAGTGTCCTCTCATCCCTGGGACGGTTTTCCTGAATGGCCTGGCAGGCTGGGGGCTGCCGCGTCAACAGCCAACCTCCTGGATGATATGGAGGGCCATGCGTGTGGTGAGGCTGGAGGGGAGTCATAGGCTCCAACTTCTCTATGATTGGTGATCTCCCAGCAGAGTTCCTGGGTGTTTCATGGGAGCACCCACCCTGTCCCTTGGAGGAGCACACTGCGGGTTGGTGGGCAGGTGACCCAAATAAATGGATCCCCCCTACTTGGTTGACATCGCCTCTCCCTTCCTGCAACCCCCGAAAGGGGACCCTACCCTACTTCCATCTAGATGTGTATCTGTAGCATGAAGTGCCAGGTACTGTTTCTGGGGAATATTCTCTTGGGTGTGAAGTGGCAGACAGCCCTACCCCCTTGGGGGACCCTCAGCCTGAGAACCAAGCACTGGGCAGCTTCCGTCTCTGGGCCCAGAGGCTTCTCAACTTTCACCCGTCCCTTCCAAAGGCCACGTGGGCCAGAAGACTGCCTCAGACCCTACTGGGCCCGCAGCTGATCCTTGATCCTCATGCCATATTCGAGGGTCAGGAGACATCCAGAAACAAGGACCGGAAGGGCCTTGGAGGTCATCTAGATAGGCCAGCTTTTCCAtcccttttatagatgaggaaattgaggctcaaagaCGAGGGGAGAACTTGTCCAAGGTCTCAGAGCTCAGTGGTGGACCTGGCCAGCACCTGAGTGTCCTGCTGCCTCTCTCCCTGGACCCATGAATCATCCACCTGGGGGGATCTTCATGGGCCCCAAATGAAGGGGGCAGAGAGAGTCGGGTCAGCTGTCTTGCCCAGTCTGGGGGCCGTGCCTGAGCGAGGCCCTGCAGGGTAGAGGATGAGGcagcttccctctccttttcAGACGAAGACTTCCGGGGAAGGCGTCAGGAGGCGCCCAAGGTGGAGGAAGGCCTGCGAGAAGGACAGTAAGAGGTAAGGCCTGGAGCCATAGCTACCCAGGGACTGCCCAAGGCCAGGACCCCCCACACTGTGCACCCCATGTGTCCTCCTAGGTGTCCAGAGGCGCTGGGTTCAGGCAACTGGGTAGTACAGGCCCCACGTGTCTTCCCTCATAGTTGCGGCAGGGACACGGGAGTGGGAACTAGTCCATTGCATGtcttttttggttatttattcatttgacaaaagATAAGCACACCTGCCTATGACAGATGCTGAGAACAGGAAAGCAAAATCAGCTTTGACCTTGAAGAGTTTACAGTCCAGTTGAGAAGACAGTCCAGGACACACATAGCACACCAAGAGGACAATTTaagaaaaactggctgggcacggtgtctcatgcctgtaatctcagcactttgggaggccgaggtgggtggatcacctgaggtcaggagttcaagaccagcctggccaatatggtgaaaccctgtctttgctaaaaaatacaaaaattatcctgacgtggtggcacgcacctgtaatcccagctacttgggaggctgaggcaggagaatcacttgaatctgggaggcggaggttgcagtgagccctgagatcacgccattgcatgccagcctgggtgacaagagtgaaacttcatctcaaaacaacaacaacaaaaaaacgaaacaaaagaaaaactgaggtAGTCTCAACCCGACTATGCACACACAGAGCTCTTTCCAGCCCCCTGCTTGGGTTGGGTGGGCTGCGATCTGCCACACCAGGATGAGGAAAACCCTCCTGAGGCAGCAGTTTCTGGCTGAAGCCCCGGGCCTCCAAGCcacttctcctcctctcttcctgtgCACCCTcttggggagaaagagaaaatgccaAGGCCTCCTCCAGGACTTGGCCAGGACAGCTGTCCCTCTTCCAGCCCCCCTTTCCCATGGGAGAGGAGAAGCTGCCCGGCCTTCCCCAGCCACTGGTCTAGTCCCAGTGGGCAGCATCTACAAGGCTTTCTTGAGTTGATGGCGTGGCAGGTATGGCCCTGTGGCAGACCGTGGAGAAATACTCGCCTGCCTCAGGATAGTCACAATGGAGGGAAACCAGGAATAAGTAAATACAAGTgtcctctcccctctgcctgggCAGCTGGCCCCCACACCTGTTCCACCTGACTCCCTACCACATCTACCAGGCACTGCAGCCCCTTCCATTCCCCTCACACTTTCCTCAAACACAGAGCCGCAGCCCACTTCCCACTGTCCTGGAATGCCCAGATAGAACCTGCCAGGGAAACGCCTCCACTGTCGCCCCACGCTGCTACTGTCTCCACGTCCTTCTCCTTCCTACTGGTCCCCAGGGAAAACAGGTCCTGTCCAAACCACGCCTACATCAGAACCTTgctcatcattcattcattcattcagtcattcattcattcattcattcattttgagatggagtctccttctgtggccctggctggagtgcaatggcacaatcttggctcactgcaagctccgcctcccgggttcatgccattctcctgcctcagcctcctgagtagctgggactacaggcacccgccaccatgcccagctaatattttgtatttttttagtagagacggggtttcaccatgttagccaggatcatcttggtctcctgacctcctgatccgcccacctcggcctcccaaagtgctgggattacaggagtgagccaccgcgcccggttatttatttatttatttatttattttgagacagattctcactctgttgcccaggctggagtgcagtggcgcaatctcagctcatatgcaacctccgcctctcaggttcaagcaattcttctgcctcagcctcccgggtagctgggattataggcacccactatcatgcctggctaatttgtttttgtatttttagtagagaaggattttcgccatgttggccaggctggtttcaaacatctgaccccaggtgatccgcccacctggacctcccaaagtgctaggattacaggtgtgagccactgcacctggccttatctATTTCTGTCCTAGGACTTCCAGCTTGTCCCTTTCCAGCTTGTTCCGCAAGTTgacatcctcttcctcctccccttaaACACCAGGGGTCCTTGAGTCTCCCTTGCTATCCTCCTTCATCCTTTACAGGCTGACAGGCCCTCCCATCATCCAGATTGACTCGGAGGTTACCCAGCAGCTCAAGGCCTTAGCCTATTCTGCATTCTTCTGGTGTTCTTACACACACACTCCCCTGATCTTTCCTGAAACTGCCCTTCCTTGGCTCCTGTGACCCCACGAAGCCTGGTTCTCCTTCCTCTGACTGGCTCTCCTTGTTGCTCTGCCCTCGACCCTCTTTGAAGTCTTCTCACTGCCCACTCCGGCAGTGCCTCCGCCCTCTTTTATAGTACCAGCAACACTTCTGTGCATCTGGCTCCTACATCTGAATCTCCATCGCAGTTAGGCTTCCAGAGCCGCTTCGTGTCCCCAGCTGCACCCAAGATTTTCTTTTCAGCCTTGGGTGGCAACTCAGTCTCTCCTGCTGACTGGCccctttcattctcttttctattcCTTCTATTACCACCCTGATAGATGCTCATCACCTAGGTCGCAGCCCTGTTCTCTTCACCGCCTTTAGCTACTCTGATTATCCCACCACCAAAACACCACTTTAGTTCCATTTCTCCTGTGCTCTttgaataaatcttttttttttctatttttttttttttttgagatgaagtcttactatgttgcccaggctggagtgtagtgacgcaatctctgctccctgcaacctccccctcccaagttcaagccattctcctacctcagcctcctgagtaactgggattacaggcacgccccaccacgcctagctaatttttgtatttttagtagagacggggtttcaccatgctgctcaggctggtcttgaacccctgacctcatgatccgtctgccttggcctcccaaagtgctgagattacagatgtgagccaccgtgcccagcctgaatgaGTCTTCTGAGTAAAGTCTTAGGATCTCTTCAGCTTGGTGTCTGAGGCCTACCAGGTTCTGCCCCCAGTTTACTTTTTTCCACCTACAGATCTCTGTGGCCTAGCTCTCTTGAGCTATGACATATTAGAATGGGTCAGGTACCCTCCCACCTTGAAGCCCTCCCCTATAGCTGCTTCCCCCCTAGGATTCCATTCCTCCACTCCATCTCCTGCTGCCAGAGTCCCTGCAGCTCCGCAAGCTGGAATGGTTCTAGGAATTCGAATGGCGGGGATGACCCAGGCAGAGTTATACGGTTGACCTCAAGTCCCTGGAGAAAGGGGAGGGCTTAGGTCTTTGGTAACTTCTCCCAAAACTGTCTCTCCAGGAACCAGTGACCAGGAAAGACCATTGGGCTCCTTTGAAAAAGACTCCTCCCATCCCCTTTTTCCCcctgccagatgccagcagcTCTTCCTTGCCAGAGATGATCTGAACCGGTGGGGGCAGCTGGAAAGCAACACTGGCCCCCAGCTGAAGGGCCCAGCTGCAGCCGGACAGATGGTGCTTGAGAACCAAGGCCCAGTGATCCTCCAGCCACAGTCCAGCCCAACCACTGCCACTTTCCATGGGACTTAGAACTTCGGAGTTGCTGCCTTGCAATTGGAGGAAGGACCTGGGGCCCCTAGAGGCAGCAGCCAATTACAGCTCCTTTTGTAGCCAGGCGTTCCTATGGTCAATGAGTGGAAATGCAGGAACCAacctcccttaaaaaaaaaaaaaaaaaaaaaaaaaaatccagaaagcagataaaaattggaatatGGAAAAGGGCAAGATGACCCCACCAGAGGCTCTTTGGCCAGAAGGTGGAGTCCCTGCCTCCCTCCGTTCCCTATCTGTCCTATCACAGACTCTGCCTGACCCCTGTCCTCTTCCTCAGCTCCCTCCAGGCACTTGGGTCCCTCCCTTCCAGGGTCTCCCATATCTCAGCCTTCCCCCAGGGCTGCTGGCCCAGCACACAAgccctgcacccagcctgggtgggaGGTCCCCGGCCAGTCCCCCAGGCACTCTGAAGAGCTATGGGCTGCTGCAGAGAGCATCTCCTGACTGCCCCATCTGGCCTCATCAGGCTGCTGCTGTTGGGGATGGGCTCGCTCACAGCAGCTCCCCATCACACAGCAGGGATGGGGAGGGTGGCCACCCCAGGGTGGCAGGGTCTTTAATTTGGCACCAGACAAAAGCCAGTTCTGGAGTCACACCACAGTGGGGGCTCACGGGGACTCTTGACTCTCCAGCTGGACTGGAAGCCCAGCTGTCCGAGGGTGGACAGCAGTGGGCCCTGGAGTGACCCCTTTGAGCAGGTAGCAGGGCTGAAGAGCAAGGCGGAAAGGCCGCCAGCCTGGGTGGGAGCGCCTAGGGCAGAAGGGCTTGCTGGGTGCCCCTGAGAAGGGCGGGTGATCTGAGGAGGAGGACTCTGATTCTAGGAAGGCTTACACCGCACCCACCACTGCCACGGGGAGGGAGGCTGCCCAGCCCGTGGCCCCGCCCTGGACATGGGAGCGCGCAGACCTTCTGGAGAGCCGGGAAGCCTAGGCAGGCACGAGGCTTCGGCGCGGCTTCGGGAGGTTAGGAGTAGGATCCGATCCTTGGCGCGGCCCTGGTGGCCTCAGTGACCCCAAGATCTCAAGGGCGTAGCGAAGGCGAGCCGGCAATTGCACCTCGTCCCACCCACCCTGCCCGGACTCCCGACGCCGAGCTTCCCCTCTCTGGGGAGGGCCGGGacgcgccgccgccgccgagcGTGACCAAGTTTGGAAACTCGCACGGGGCCGGGACGCTGGCTCGGGGGCCTTGCCGAGGAGCGGCCGCCCCCTCCAC
It includes:
- the CUEDC1 gene encoding CUE domain-containing protein 1; translated protein: MTSLFRRSSSGSGGGGTAGARGGGGGAASPQELNNSRPARQVRRLEFNQAMDDFKTMFPNMDYDIIECVLRANSGAVDATIDQLLQMNLEGGGGGGGGVVVYEDSSDSEDSIPPEILERTLEPDSSDEEPPPVYSPPAYHMHVFDRPYPLAPPTPPPRIDVLGSAAPTSQRRYRNWNPPLLGNLPDDFLRILPQQLDSIQGNAGGPKPGSGEVGPPAMTGPGPRDQESRWKQYLEDERIALFLQNEEFMKELQRNRDFLLALERDRLKYESQKSKSSSVAVGNDFGFPSPVPGTGDANPAVSEDALFRDKLKHMGKSTRRKLFELARAFSEKTKMRKSKRKHLLKHQSLGAAASTANLLDDMEGHACDEDFRGRRQEAPKVEEGLREGQ